The following are encoded together in the Raineyella sp. LH-20 genome:
- a CDS encoding carbon-nitrogen hydrolase family protein gives MAALAGHFGNDIERALQKLGPLIERCRHDGIDLLVLPNACLGGYISDFRAPDEADLPPAIALDGPELDRLRGLAGDLTICLGVTEAAGDHRYNTAVCLSGDGVLGAHRKVHQPMNEGRAYDAGAGFLAFDSPVGRIGLLTDYDKTFPEAARSLALQGAHVLAILNAWPANTTDRSDRILHDRQSHLYNLYDAARAAENQVFVVSSNQTGIQGGLRFLGQGKVIGPGGQDLARTGVKGGLAVADADIEREIARARRTLNHLVERRPEAYAAGRLCEPQHP, from the coding sequence ATGGCGGCACTTGCCGGACACTTCGGCAACGACATCGAACGCGCCCTGCAGAAGCTCGGGCCCCTGATCGAGCGGTGCCGGCACGACGGGATCGACCTGCTCGTCCTGCCCAACGCCTGCCTCGGCGGCTACATCTCCGACTTCCGGGCCCCCGACGAGGCCGATCTGCCACCCGCCATCGCCCTCGATGGACCGGAACTCGACCGGCTCCGGGGCCTCGCCGGCGACCTGACCATCTGCCTCGGGGTGACGGAGGCCGCCGGTGACCACCGCTACAACACGGCGGTGTGCCTGTCCGGTGACGGTGTCCTCGGCGCGCACCGCAAGGTCCACCAACCGATGAACGAGGGTCGGGCGTATGACGCCGGCGCAGGCTTCCTGGCGTTCGACAGTCCCGTCGGGCGGATCGGCCTGCTCACCGACTACGACAAGACGTTCCCGGAGGCGGCGCGCAGTCTCGCGCTGCAGGGCGCCCACGTCCTGGCCATCCTCAACGCGTGGCCGGCGAACACGACCGACCGGTCCGATCGGATCCTGCACGACCGGCAGTCCCACCTGTACAACCTCTACGATGCGGCGCGGGCTGCCGAGAACCAGGTGTTCGTGGTGTCGTCGAACCAGACCGGGATCCAGGGTGGCCTGCGGTTCCTCGGGCAGGGCAAGGTCATCGGGCCGGGTGGCCAGGACCTTGCCCGCACCGGGGTCAAGGGTGGTCTGGCGGTCGCCGACGCCGACATCGAACGGGAGATCGCCCGGGCCCGCCGCACCCTGAACCACCTCGTCGAGCGCCGGCCCGAGGCGTACGCCGCCGGTCGCCTCTGCGAGCCGCAGCACCCTTAG
- a CDS encoding MSMEG_0570 family nitrogen starvation response protein, giving the protein MPQMTFTVRWPDGSIQRYYSPSLVVHDHLRVGTDYTVTDFLDRTHTAMEIASDRVQARYGFRCTGSEETVEAVEGAAARYGADAVVRVVAMDPDQLPVADGRPTP; this is encoded by the coding sequence ATGCCCCAGATGACGTTCACCGTACGCTGGCCCGACGGCAGCATCCAGCGCTACTACTCACCCTCGTTGGTCGTCCACGACCACCTGCGGGTCGGCACCGACTACACGGTCACCGACTTCCTCGATCGCACCCACACCGCCATGGAGATCGCGAGCGACAGGGTGCAGGCCAGGTACGGCTTCCGATGCACCGGATCGGAAGAAACGGTCGAGGCCGTCGAGGGTGCCGCGGCACGGTACGGGGCTGATGCGGTCGTGCGGGTCGTGGCGATGGACCCCGACCAGCTGCCCGTCGCCGACGGGCGGCCCACTCCGTGA